In one Echinicola marina genomic region, the following are encoded:
- a CDS encoding FAD-dependent oxidoreductase, with protein MKTSLFLLFAFFISFSGYPFIQKEVYKTDVVIYGGTSAAVMAAVEVAKSGKSVIIVSPDKHLGGLSSSGLGFTDTGKKETIGGLAREFYHRIYQYYQEEETWKWQKPEEYGNKGQGTPAIDGENRTMWIFEPHVAEQVFEDLIAENDIQVFRDEWLDRENGVQMEGGKIQKISMLSGKRFEAEVFIDATYEGDLMAGSKVSYHIGRESNAQYGETWNGIQKEVFHHGHHFKSSVDPYLVKGDPSSGLLPYIQATEYGENGQGDNKIQAYCFRLCMSNHPDNRVPFPKPEDYDPAHYELLARVFETGWDEWFNKFDAIPNRKTDTNNHGPFSSDFIGQNYAYPEASYEERREIIAAHERYQKGLLYFVSNDDRVPEKVRKRMQDWGLAKDEFTDNGNWPHQLYIREARRMLGQDVMTELEVMGKKEVKESIGMGSYSIDSHNVQRYLTEEGHVQNEGDIGVHPKQPYSISFGSILPKEEECKNLLVPVCVSASHSAFGSVRMEPVFMILGQSAAATAVLAIDAKSSVQAVDYQGLEQKLLEEGMVLRLD; from the coding sequence ATGAAAACCTCCCTGTTTTTATTATTTGCTTTTTTTATAAGTTTCTCAGGATATCCCTTTATACAAAAGGAAGTATATAAGACAGATGTGGTCATTTATGGAGGAACTTCCGCTGCAGTGATGGCTGCTGTGGAAGTAGCCAAATCAGGAAAATCAGTAATTATAGTGTCCCCAGATAAACACTTGGGGGGATTATCCTCATCGGGTCTAGGTTTTACGGATACTGGAAAGAAGGAAACCATTGGTGGCCTGGCCAGGGAGTTTTACCATAGAATTTACCAATATTATCAGGAAGAAGAGACTTGGAAATGGCAGAAGCCTGAGGAATATGGGAATAAAGGACAGGGTACACCTGCCATTGACGGGGAAAACCGCACCATGTGGATTTTTGAACCCCATGTGGCTGAGCAGGTTTTTGAGGATTTGATAGCTGAAAACGATATTCAGGTATTTCGGGATGAATGGTTGGACAGGGAAAATGGGGTGCAAATGGAAGGAGGGAAAATCCAAAAAATCAGTATGCTCTCTGGAAAGCGCTTTGAAGCAGAAGTATTTATTGACGCCACATATGAGGGGGATTTGATGGCGGGATCAAAGGTCTCCTATCATATTGGCCGGGAATCCAATGCGCAGTATGGAGAAACATGGAACGGGATCCAAAAGGAAGTCTTTCATCATGGTCACCATTTCAAAAGTTCTGTAGATCCCTATTTGGTAAAGGGAGATCCCAGCTCTGGTCTTTTGCCCTATATTCAAGCCACTGAATATGGGGAAAATGGTCAGGGAGATAATAAGATCCAGGCCTATTGTTTCAGGCTTTGCATGAGCAATCATCCAGATAACCGAGTTCCTTTTCCAAAGCCGGAAGATTATGATCCGGCCCATTACGAGCTTTTGGCCAGGGTCTTTGAGACAGGCTGGGATGAATGGTTCAATAAGTTTGATGCCATTCCGAACAGAAAGACAGATACCAATAATCACGGCCCATTCAGTTCGGATTTTATCGGGCAAAACTATGCCTATCCTGAGGCTTCCTATGAAGAGCGCAGGGAAATAATTGCAGCCCATGAACGCTACCAAAAGGGACTGCTTTATTTTGTTTCCAATGATGATCGGGTGCCGGAAAAGGTGAGAAAGCGTATGCAGGATTGGGGACTGGCCAAGGATGAATTTACCGATAATGGGAATTGGCCACATCAGCTTTATATCAGGGAGGCCAGAAGGATGCTGGGGCAGGACGTGATGACAGAATTAGAGGTGATGGGCAAAAAGGAAGTCAAGGAGTCCATTGGGATGGGGTCTTATAGCATAGATTCCCATAATGTACAGCGCTACCTTACCGAAGAGGGCCATGTGCAAAATGAGGGGGATATAGGTGTTCACCCTAAGCAACCCTATTCCATTTCTTTTGGATCTATTTTGCCTAAAGAGGAAGAATGTAAAAACTTATTGGTTCCGGTATGTGTTTCCGCTAGCCATTCGGCCTTTGGCTCGGTGAGGATGGAGCCTGTTTTTATGATTTTGGGCCAGTCTGCTGCGGCTACTGCAGTATTGGCCATCGATGCAAAGTCTTCCGTGCAGGCAGTAGATTACCAAGGATTGGAACAAAAGCTGCTAGAGGAAGGTATGGTGCTGCGCTTGGATTAG